The following are from one region of the Trichoderma breve strain T069 chromosome 5, whole genome shotgun sequence genome:
- a CDS encoding CHAT domain-containing protein encodes MMATSREDPSLPEYKAALAQLMAQKYAELFKVPIHSQQVPGFVNKLVNMTLVPSMFREAISLMEEAISTTAKDNALNRVKYLGQLSQMYKLRHNRVGELSDLEYAIKYADQAIHEVPDPDIYTGYDRLLSDVSDMHMAKFDYTGQIDALRDGINNAEKALSISRDRNPDPDPILLAKLAENYLLRFHHDQRWEDLEQALQLMSGAAAVAATGTQEGHSQRARICNGLAEVLAQRYERRPEYIHDVREAVTLIQSAIDATSTKDVVRVNYLLNLAYRLRERFALDQDIKDLHEGIQAVDDAINFALLGHPRFLDMLRCRAKLFSSLFQVTSDLRHYTKAEDSLRKALDRIPDNHPNRCAFLLDKADLVLLKEQDGGRSTQLWWATEICCQAMNDCTNSPPLDRLKAAYRGASLYLEMGDYSMAGGLLCRGIDFLPRLNPRSLSRDDQQFILSQFSAMASDAAACLLEVTKQPARALATLESGRGVIASLMINSRSDVSDLQNKDISLFNRYIELRDAVSRNINEFSNATNAGGAASEKAVANALSRRVQDEHDLHLVEEKIRTLDGFERFQLSPTVEKLQHAAIHGHIVVFNVAKWRSDAIIVPQHPSTSIRYVSLPSLKYDDLEKFTPWVTGKEKIVSGPISTKADRNGKMRKLLQYLWRKAVAPVLEDLGINTKQGSATDELPRIWWVMSGIMSVFPLHAAGEDWGGESSFENTASHVISSYIPTIKALQYARDKNVRNLSERGQSFLIASMPETEGMRPLKVSGEVAAVKGCAASFQVDKVVAVDTPSKESVLEELKSTRIAHFICHGALDISNPSDSCLLFKQDDVDGKAGRLRVRDVAALSMEHAHIAYLSACSTAETADKTLVDETIHLASSFQLVGFPHVIGTTWEANNTVAEKIARNFYTFLIDQERAFPQDDRSVAYALHKAVKAYWSQSKGRFQPSDDVIAWAPFIHIGM; translated from the coding sequence ATGATGGCAACCTCTCGAGAAGACCCTAGTTTGCCCGAATACAAAGCAGCGCTCGCACAGCTGATGGCACAGAAGTACGCCGAATTATTCAAAGTGCCCATACACTCTCAACAAGTCCCGGGCTTTGTAAATAAATTGGTTAATATGACTCTCGTGCCAAGCATGTTTCGCGAAGCAATCAGTCTCATGGAGGAAGCCATTTCTACTACAGCCAAGGACAATGCACTCAACCGAGTCAAGTACTTGGGCCAATTAAGCCAGATGTACAAATTACGCCATAATCGAGTTGGGGAGTTGTCAGATCTGGAATACGCTATCAAGTATGCGGATCAAGCGATACACGAGGTCCCCGACCCAGACATTTACACGGGATATGATCGACTGCTGAGCGATGTTTCTGACATGCATATGGCCAAATTTGACTATACAGGTCAAATAGATGCTCTCAGAGACGGGATCAACAATGCAGAAAAAGCGCTGTCAATCAGCCGCGATCGAAACCCTGATCCCGATCCGATTCTGCTCGCCAAGCTTGCTGAAAATTACTTGCTTCGTTTTCATCACGATCAGCGATGGGAAGACCTCGAACAAGCACTGCAGTTAATGAGTGGAGcggcagcagtagcagcgaCAGGTACTCAAGAAGGTCATTCACAACGAGCACGAATTTGCAATGGGCTTGCAGAAGTACTCGCACAGCGGTATGAACGGCGACCTGAATACATTCATGATGTTAGGGAGGCTGTCACACTGATACAAAGCGCAATTGATGCCACTTCGACAAAAGATGTGGTACGTGTGAACTATTTGCTCAATCTTGCGTATAGGCTTCGTGAGCGCTTCGCACTAGACCAGGACATCAAAGACTTGCATGAAGGCATCCAAGCCgtggatgatgccatcaatttTGCTTTACTTGGTCACCCCCGCTTTCTGGATATGCTACGATGTCGAGCCAAGTTGTTTAGTAGTCTCTTCCAGGTCACAAGTGATCTTCGTCATTATACGAAAGCCGAAGATAGTCTGAGAAAGGCTTTAGATCGCATACCCGATAATCACCCCAATCGGTGCGCTTTCCTCCTAGATAAGGCCGACCTAGTCTTGCtcaaagaacaagatggGGGTAGAAGTACGCAGCTCTGGTGGGCTACTGAGATATGTTGCCAGGCCATGAATGATTGCACCAATAGTCCTCCATTGGATCGACTCAAGGCGGCATACAGAGGGGCAAGCCTGTATCTCGAGATGGGTGATTACAGTATGGCTGGTGGACTACTATGCAGGGGGATTGACTTTTTACCACGACTCAACCCACGCTCTCTTAGTAGAGACGACCAGCAGTTTATTCTTAGTCAATTCTCGGCTATGGCATCTGATGCAGCTGCATGTCTTCTCGAGGTGACAAAACAACCTGCTAGAGCCCTGGCCACACTGGAGAGTGGTCGGGGAGTCATAGCAAGCTTAATGATCAATTCACGGTCTGATGTTTCCGACCTTCAGAATAAGGATATCAGCCTATTCAACCGGTACATTGAGCTTCGAGATGCCGTGTCGAGGAACATCAATGAGTTTAGCAACGCTACTAATGCAGGAGGAGCCGCTTCAGAAAAAGCTGTGGCCAACGCTTTGTCTAGACGCGTTCAAGATGAACATGATTTACATcttgttgaggagaagattcGGACACTGGATGGTTTCGAAAGATTTCAACTGTCACCAACAGTCGAGAAACTCCAACATGCTGCTATTCATGGTCATATTGTTGTTTTCAACGTTGCGAAGTGGAGAAGCGATGCTATTATCGTCCCTCAACATCCCTCTACTAGTATCCGCTATGTGTCTCTGCCAAGTCTCAAGTACGATGACCTAGAAAAATTCACCCCATGGGTCACAGGGAAGGAGAAAATAGTCTCCGGACCCATCAGCACAAAAGCAGACAGGAATGGCAAAATGCGGAAACTTCTGCAATATTTATGGAGGAAAGCTGTCGCCCCGGTTTTAGAGGACCTCGGAATCAACACGAAGCAGGGTTCCGCAACCGATGAGCTCCCGCGGATTTGGTGGGTTATGAGTGGAATCATGTCTGTCTTCCCCCTTCATGCAGCAGGCGAGGACTGGGGAGGAGAGTCTTCGTTTGAGAACACAGCGAGCCACGTTATCTCGTCTTACATACCCACAATCAAAGCCTTGCAATACGCTCGTGACAAGAACGTCAGGAATCTATCGGAACGAGGTCAGAGCTTTTTGATCGCTAGTATGCCCGAGACAGAAGGAATGAGGCCTTTAAAAGTCTCAGGAGAAGTCGCAGCAGTTAAGGGttgtgctgcttcttttcaagtTGATAAGGTCGTCGCAGTTGATACTCCTTCAAAGGAATCAGTCTTGGAAGAACTCAAGTCAACACGCATAGCACATTTCATTTGCCATGGTGCTCTCGACATCAGCAATCCTTCTGACAGTTGCCTACTCTTCAAAcaagatgatgtcgatggAAAGGCTGGACGTTTAAGGGTTCGGGATGTCGCAGCCTTATCCATGGAGCATGCGCATATCGCATACCTTTCGGCATGCTCGACAGCAGAGACAGCGGATAAAACACTTGTCGACGAAACAATCCATCTCGCAAGTAGCTTTCAATTAGTTGGCTTTCCGCATGTTATCGGCACTACTTGGGAAGCAAATAATACCGTCGCCGAAAAGATCGCAAGGAATTTTTATACTTTTCTAATCGACCAAGAGCGAGCGTTTCCACAAGATGATAGAAGCGTTGCTTACGCTTTGCACAAGGCTGTAAAAGCTTATTGGAGTCAGTCTAAAGGAAGATTTCAACCGAGCGATGATGTTATCGCGTGGGCACCATTCATTCACATTGGCATGTAG
- a CDS encoding aldo/keto reductase family domain-containing protein, protein MSPPTQPVAAVFGGTRIGNRELFMPHTQLETFLTTLAQHHVTKIDTAQAYGNSEVTLGRIQAGNRFVIDTKWSPSSWTESSTPWATSERIIRSAEESIYKLAVDQIDIFYLHRPDPMTPISETLAAVNTIHKRGVFRRFGLSGFPATEIEAIYNHCADHSYPLPVVYQGSYNPLNRHKETALLLTLRRLDISFYAYGTSAGGFLGKSVAQAKELANNGTYVSATCRPYLRDANFLEMLAQWNTIAAIERVSPAELAYRWVAYHSALRSDNGDAFIIGASSPEQLDETLSGIEKGPLSGNACVSIHEIWEKVKGE, encoded by the exons ATGTCTCCTCCTACTCAGCCAGTAGCCGCCGTCTTTGGCGGAACACGAATAGGCAACAGAGAGCTATTCATGCCCCATACCCAGCTCGAGACATTCTTAACAACGCTAGCTCAGCACCACGTTACCAAAATTGACACAGCACAGGCGTACGGAAATTCTGAAGTTACACTTGGCAGAATCCAGGCGGGCAACAGATTTGTCATTGACACAAAATGGAGCCCTTCTTCATGGACCGAATCCAGCACGCCCTGGGCCACCAGCGAGCGCATTATACGCTCTGCCGAGGAAAGCATCTACAAGTTAGCAGTTGACCAA ATTGACATATTTTACCTTCATAGGCCAGACCCAATGACACCAATTTCCGAAACCCTTGCGGCAGTAAATACCATTCACAAGCGTGGCGTTTTCCGCCGATTTGGGCTATCAGGCTTCCCTGCCACAGAGATTGAAGCTATATACAATCACTGCGCCGATCACAGCTATCCTCTCCCCGTCGTTTACCAGGGTAGCTACAATCCATTGAATAGACATAAAGAAACTGCCCTACTTTTGACCTTGCGCAGACTGGACATCTCCTTCTATGCGTACGGTACTTCAGCTGGAGGATTTCTCGGCAAAAGTGTGGCACAAGCAAAAGAACTGGCCAACAATGGTACCTATGTCTCAGCGACCTGTCGGCCGTATTTGCGCGATGCCAACTTTTTGGAGATGCTAGCACAATGGAACACTATTGCAGCAATCGAAAGAGTGAGCCCAGCTGAGCTGGCGTATCGCTGGGTGGCGTACCATTCAGCATTACGCTCAGACAACGGTGATGCATTTATCATTGGTGCTAGTAGCCCTGAACAACTAGACGAAACACTCAGTGGCATTGAGAAGGGTCCACTCAGCGGCAATGCATGTGTTTCTATTCATGAAATATGGGAAAAGGTAAAAGGAGAATGA